From the Actinomadura luzonensis genome, the window AGCCGCAGCGCGTCCTCGACGTCGACCTTGACGACCGTGCAGGCGGCCGGGACCTCGCGGTGGGCGCGCGCCACGACCTCGGCCACCCGCCGCTGCGACACCGGCAGGACGATGTCGTCAGCCGTTCTCCCGCTGCCGGGACCGGTCTCCTCCCGGGCCGCGCCCCGCCGTGACACGTCCGCTACGGACGGGGCCCCCACGGGTGCGGTGCTCGCGGTGTCGAGGGCGGAGCGGGTAGGGGCGGGGTGGGTGGGGGCGGGGTGAGTGAGGGCGGCGACGTCCTCGCGGCGGATGAGCTTCTTGCCGAGGGAGCGGAGGGCGTCCTCGCCGATGCCGAGCTCGTCCATGAGGCGGCGGGCCGGGGCGGTGACGACCAGCTCGGGACCGGCGGCCGGGGCGGCGTCAGGGGCGGCGTCAGGGGCGGCGTCAGGGGCGGCGTCTGGGGCGGGCCGGACGGGGGCGGGGCCGGCGAGGCTGGCGATGGCCTCGCCGGGCGCGCACTCGGCGCCCTCCGCCACCAGGTGCCGCAGCACGCCCTCGCGTTCGGCGGCCAGCTCCTCCACGGTCTTGGAGGTCTCGACGAGGGCCAGCACGTCGCCGGGCCGCACCGTCGCGCCGTCCGCGGCGACCCACTCCAGCAGCAGGTACCGGGCGTCGTTGCTGTTGATCTTGGGGACGACGACCGCGGTCATGCCAGCGCCTCCAGGACGGCCAGGCGGATGGTGTGGGCGTGCACGAGCACCTCGCGTTCCAGGTGTGGGGCGGCCGGGATGATGCTGTCGGCGGCGCTGACGAGCGTGATGGGCCGCGCCAGCCGCCCCCACAGGACGGGGTACAGCCGGGTGGCCACCTCCGCGCCCCAGGTGCCGCCGGCCGGGCCGTCCTCGGCGACGCAGACGTGCCGCCCGCGCGGCAGCAGCCCGCCGAGGTCGAACGGGTACAGCCGGGCGGGCACCAGCAGCTCGCACAGCACGTCGTGCTCCAGCAGCAGCTCCCGCATGGCCTCCAGGGCGCGGTGCGCCATCCCGCCGGGCGCGATGATCGTGCAGTCGTAGCCGGTGACGCCCTCGACGCCGACGCGGACGACGCCGTCCGGCCGGTCCGGGGGCTCGTACCTGAACAGCTCGTCCACGACGCCGTCGCGGAACATGCGGCGGGTGTAGAGCACCTTGTCCTCGAACAGCAGGGCCGGCCGGCCGGCGGCGAACCCGTCCTCCAGCAGGGCGCGCGCGTCGTGGAACGGGGTCAGCTCCAGCACCGACAGCCCGGGGACGCCGAGGAAGTGCTTCTGCGGGCTCTGGCTGTGCGTGGGCCCGTAGCCGCGCCGGCCGCCCGACGGGCAGCGCACGATCAGCGGCATCGGCACCGGGCGGCCGTACATGGCGGTGGACTTGCTGGCGAAGTTGAGGAGCTGGTCGAAGGCGAGCGCCGCGAAGTCGGCGAACATGATCTCGACGATGGCCTTGTCGCCGCCGAGCGCCAGCCCGGCGCCCGCGCCGACGATGGCGCTCTCGCTGATCGGCGTGGAGCGCACCCGCTCCCCGAACCGCGAGGACAGCCCCTTAGTGATCTTGAAGGCGCCTCCGTACGGGTCGGCGATGTCCTCGCCCAGCACGTGGACGGCGGGGTCGGCGGCCAGGACGTCGTGCAGCGCGCGGTTCAGGTGCTCCGACACCCGCTCCGCGCGGACGGGCTCCCTCATCGCACCGTCCAGAGGGCCGGCGGGCGGGAGGAGACCTCGGCGACCAGGTCGTCCACGTACCCCCGCCAGGTGGCGTCGGCCGCGGCGAAGGCGCGCGGGAAGGCGGCGGCGTACCGTTCGTACCAGTCGCCGGCCCGCGCGCGCCGCAGCTCGTCGGCGGTGCGGGTGTCGTCGCCCTTGCTGTGCGGCCCGAGCCGCCGCGTCACGAACTCCACCACCAGCGGGGACGCTTCCTTCCTGACGGCGGCGACCGGCCCGGCCAGTTCGGCGCGGACGGCGGCCAGGTCGATCGACTCGACGCGCCGGTACGGGAGGCCGAAGGCGGCCACGCGGCCCGCGATGGTCCCGGCCATGCCGCGCTCGGTGGGGGTGGACTGAGCGATGCCGTTGTTCTCGACGACGACCAGCAGCGGCGCGTTCCACAGCGCGGCCAGGTTGAGCGCCTCGTAGACCGAGCCCTCGCCCCACGTGCCGTCCCCGAGGTAGGCGCAGGCCAGCGCGCCGTGCCCGGCCCTGCGCAGCCGCAGCGCCATGCCGACCGCGACCGGCAGGCTCTCGCCCTGCACGCCGGTGGACATGAACGTGCGGTGGTAGACGTGCTGGCTGCCGCCCACGCCGTCGCAGAGCGCGCCCCGGCGGCCCATGATCTCGGCGAGCAGCGCCGGGGCCTCCTCGGGGTAGCGGGCGAGGAAGTGGCCGTGGCCGCGGTGGTGGCTGAAGGTGAAGTCGTCCTCGCGCAGCAGGGGGTTCAGCGCGACGGGGACGTGCTCCTGGCCGAGGCAGGTGTGCGTGGTGCCGCTGAGCAGGCCCTCGCCGAACAGCCGGAGGAGGGCGTTCTCGAAGTGCCTGATGAGCAGGAGCCGGTCGAGGTCGGCGGCGTCGAGCGGGCCCAGGGCGGGCGGCCCGGCCGGTCCGGCGACCGGTTCCAGCGGCGGCCGGGCGGGGGACACGGGGGTACGGGTCATGGGGCCGCTTCCCGGCCGGCGGCGCGGGCGGCGGCCAGCCTGGCCAGCGCGGCGCGGCGGTGGGGCGGCAGCGGCGCCCGCGGTTCCGGCCGCGACTGCGCCGGTGTCTGCGCCGACGACTGCGCCGGTGTCTGGGGCGGCGCCGGGGTGAGCGCGGTGAGGTACGTCTCCAGCGCGTCCCGGTCCAGGCCGCGGACGAAGGCGCCGGCGGCCGCGGCGGAGCGGGCGGCGAGGGCGGCGTGGTGCGCGGGGTCGTCCAGGAGCCGGCGCAGGGCCGCCAGCCACGGGCCGAGGTCCTGCCGCGGGACGACGGGCACCGGGCGGGCGTGGCCGGAGGCGGCCTCGTACCGCTCGATGGGGGTGACCGGCAGCAGGTACGGCACGCCGCGCTTGGCCTCGGCCAGGCCGCCGACGCCGGCGGCGAGCACGGGGACGCCGCGCAGCATGGCCTCGACGCAGGTGTAGCCGAAGGTCTCGTCCCAGAGGGAGGGCATGAGCAGGGCGCGGCTGCCGGCGAGGACGGGGCCGAGGTCGTCGGCGGGGGGCGTGAGGCGGATGTTGGGGCGGCTGGCCAGGGCCGCGCGTTCGCCGGGGGTGGTGCCCCAGGTGGGCACGGCCTGGAAGGCGACGCCGGGGCAGGCGTCGGCGAGGCCGAGCAGGATCGGCAGACCCTTGTAGCCGCACGGGTTGATCATGGTGACGTACGGGGCGGCGGCGGTCGCGGCGGGGGACGGCGGCGCGGGCGGGTCGTCATATATATGCGGATAAATCACCGTGGAACGGAGTCCGGCGTGCCGGCGGCAGTAGTCCTGCGCCGCGCGGCTGACGGCCACCACCCCGGCGGCGCGCCGCACCATCCGGGTGCCGGCCGCGCTCGGGTAGAACGCGCCCGGCCCGAACGGGAGCTGCTGCAGGGTGTGGACCAGGTAGACGACCCGGCGGGGCGTCGCGCGCAGCGCCGCGCCCAGGACGACCAGGCCGGGGTCGTCGGAGGGCACCAGCGTCCAGTCGGGGGCCAGGCGGGCGGCCACCTCGGCGACGCGGCGCGGCAGGGCGGCCGGGTCGGTCACGGCGTGGACCAGGACGCCCCGGTAGGTGTAGGCGTGCACGTCCGGGTCGCCGGACGGGACGGGGACCGCGCCCCGGCGGGCGAGCTCGTCGCGGGCGGAGGCCCCGGTGCCCAGGGCGCCGGAGAGGGGGGCGACGACGTGGACCTCGTGGCCGCGGGCGGCCAGGTGCTCCATGAGGAGGCGGTTGGACTTGTTGGCGCCGCCGTGGGAGGGCAAATGGATGAGGTTCTGGGCGAGCAGGATCCTCACGGCGTCGCCTCCCGCTCGGCCAGCCGCCTGCGGAGGCGGGCGGCGACCAGCCTGCGCTGCTCGGCGGGCAGCCCGGCCAGCCGCCTGCCCAGGTCGCCGTGCCCCTCGGACCGGCCGGGCCGTGGCCCGGCGCCGCCGGGCCGGTCGGCGCCGTGGGCGTGGCCCTGCTCCCGGCCCTGCTCCCGGCCCTGCTCCCGGCCCTGCTCCCGGACGGGGTCGGCGGCGCGGGCGCGGGCGGTGGCGGCGGGGGCGGCGGGGCCAGGTCGGTGAGGAGGCGTTCGAGGTGGGCGGCGGCGAGGGCGAGCCCGTCGGCGGCGTCGCCGGAGCCGGTCCGCGGCGCGCGGCGGCCGTCGCGCAGCGCCGCCAGCAGCGCCGCGGCGACCTCGTCGGCGTCCCAGCGGTCCGCGGGCAGCCAGCGGGCCAGCCCCTCCTTCTCCAGGCGGGCGGCGTTGTCCGGCCGGTCGGCGCCGTGGGCGAGGACGACCTGCGGCACCCCGGCGGCCAGCGCCCGGGTCAGGGTGCCGATCCCGCCGTGGTGCAGCACGGCCGCGGCCCGCGGCACGACCTCGCGGAACGGCAGCCGCGCGAAGC encodes:
- a CDS encoding alpha-ketoacid dehydrogenase subunit beta, translated to MREPVRAERVSEHLNRALHDVLAADPAVHVLGEDIADPYGGAFKITKGLSSRFGERVRSTPISESAIVGAGAGLALGGDKAIVEIMFADFAALAFDQLLNFASKSTAMYGRPVPMPLIVRCPSGGRRGYGPTHSQSPQKHFLGVPGLSVLELTPFHDARALLEDGFAAGRPALLFEDKVLYTRRMFRDGVVDELFRYEPPDRPDGVVRVGVEGVTGYDCTIIAPGGMAHRALEAMRELLLEHDVLCELLVPARLYPFDLGGLLPRGRHVCVAEDGPAGGTWGAEVATRLYPVLWGRLARPITLVSAADSIIPAAPHLEREVLVHAHTIRLAVLEALA
- a CDS encoding thiamine pyrophosphate-dependent dehydrogenase E1 component subunit alpha, producing MTRTPVSPARPPLEPVAGPAGPPALGPLDAADLDRLLLIRHFENALLRLFGEGLLSGTTHTCLGQEHVPVALNPLLREDDFTFSHHRGHGHFLARYPEEAPALLAEIMGRRGALCDGVGGSQHVYHRTFMSTGVQGESLPVAVGMALRLRRAGHGALACAYLGDGTWGEGSVYEALNLAALWNAPLLVVVENNGIAQSTPTERGMAGTIAGRVAAFGLPYRRVESIDLAAVRAELAGPVAAVRKEASPLVVEFVTRRLGPHSKGDDTRTADELRRARAGDWYERYAAAFPRAFAAADATWRGYVDDLVAEVSSRPPALWTVR
- a CDS encoding glycosyltransferase family 4 protein, whose translation is MRILLAQNLIHLPSHGGANKSNRLLMEHLAARGHEVHVVAPLSGALGTGASARDELARRGAVPVPSGDPDVHAYTYRGVLVHAVTDPAALPRRVAEVAARLAPDWTLVPSDDPGLVVLGAALRATPRRVVYLVHTLQQLPFGPGAFYPSAAGTRMVRRAAGVVAVSRAAQDYCRRHAGLRSTVIYPHIYDDPPAPPSPAATAAAPYVTMINPCGYKGLPILLGLADACPGVAFQAVPTWGTTPGERAALASRPNIRLTPPADDLGPVLAGSRALLMPSLWDETFGYTCVEAMLRGVPVLAAGVGGLAEAKRGVPYLLPVTPIERYEAASGHARPVPVVPRQDLGPWLAALRRLLDDPAHHAALAARSAAAAGAFVRGLDRDALETYLTALTPAPPQTPAQSSAQTPAQSRPEPRAPLPPHRRAALARLAAARAAGREAAP
- a CDS encoding 2-oxo acid dehydrogenase subunit E2 codes for the protein MTAVVVPKINSNDARYLLLEWVAADGATVRPGDVLALVETSKTVEELAAEREGVLRHLVAEGAECAPGEAIASLAGPAPVRPAPDAAPDAAPDAAPDAAPAAGPELVVTAPARRLMDELGIGEDALRSLGKKLIRREDVAALTHPAPTHPAPTRSALDTASTAPVGAPSVADVSRRGAAREETGPGSGRTADDIVLPVSQRRVAEVVARAHREVPAACTVVKVDVEDALRLGRELTPALRTLIGLPELLVKAVAGLAGRFELLFATPVGPGRVRRAAAAHVGVTMDVGKGLFVPVVRDATGRSLREISRTLMAYRVAALRGGLHEEDLSGGNITLTLHNESTVTLAIPIVFPGQICALSLAAPQREIVPAPGGGDGSAGFAVRHTVHLGLAYDHRYVNGHDAIVFLDALRAALEAPAALAEDPA